The genomic window ATCTTTATAAATCCCCAGTCACATGAATGTAATCACAATCCACAGCTCTGACAAGTGTGATGCATAGATCAGGCAAATAATGAGTAATTCTCTCTttcccacacacagacatagtCACATCTTCAGTAAATCCTTCTATTGCAAtcatttaaatgcttttaagATATGTGCTTAATTGATGACCTGTGATGAAGTTCTccatggatacacacacacacacacacacacacacacacacaatgacgaATGAACTTCCTCTTACATAAGTCCACTGATTATGAGCAATTTATTGTAAGATGTGTCTCAGCCATAAGAGTAGTCAGGTTTGATTCATAAAGCAATTTCTTCTTTAAAACTACAACACCCACTGTGCCCTGTAATTTattcttggggaaaaaaaaatcaatgtgacGCATGAATTGGACAGTCACCTGATTGGCtaacagacagatacacactagaaagaaagaggagagaaagggagaggaagagaggcataaaggagagagagagcttacTGGAGTATGGTAAGGTGATAGTGCTTATTTTTGAACTAATGGATTGCATAACTATGGCAAAGCATTACTGGAGTGCAGAGATATTGCTAAAATCATGTTTATAGATTACTTAACTTAATTTTAGTGTTTCATATAAGCGCTTTGATCTAATTATTCTGTTGCTGCATCTTGAAATGTGAGTATTTAGCTTTCTATGCTAGCTAACAACTATTAGAAAagcacattgttgtttttttttttaatagattctTTGAAATGTTAAACTTTGTAAGCTTTTCAAGTAGGTGTATTCATTGAgatcattataaaatattaagaTTCTCTTAAAAGAATTTAGTATTTTTGCCCTCTGACTGAGGTTACTGTATCAGGAGTGCACAGCTTCCTCTCCAGAAGCTGATAACAGCTATTGATCTGTAATCTAAGAGATGCAGAGACCTTTTACAGGCAGCACtgttaatgtatatatgtacattaaAGAAAGGAAGATCTACAGCTCATTGAATCTGAAGCAAATTGCTGCATTAAAGGTTTTCCATTAAAGCCATTTCATTGTTGCTACTAGCTTCAAAATTACCCatgactgaacacacacaggcatgcacAATTTGATGCTGTTATGGTGAAGGGACTTTGAGTCTCACCTTGATCGCTAGCCATGAGGAGATACAGTTACAGAATAACAGGTGTGTGAGAGACATAGAAGAAGGAACACTACTAAAACTATGAAAGATGAATACAGAATAGCAAGAGATTGATACAAAACGCTAACAGGTGACAGGTATGAAAAACAGCTTTGCAACTATTTTTCCAGGTGTTATTTTCCCCCTTATGCTTGGCATGATATTACACGTAGGTAAGAGCATTGCCAGTTCAAACCAAAAGGCGGGACTCAGCTCTTTTGTTCTCCTAAGTCAGATCCCTGAGGGGAAATCTGAGACTGTGGAATGGGAGATCACCACCAACCACAAAATTCTGCTCATGTATTCAGACATATTTTATGTCTGAGGATGccaaatgatgtcatttttttagGACTTTAATGATACAAACTTAGATGTTGGTTCCCCTTTGAACATGATCTCTGGTAAAAACCTGATGGTTACTGTATATTAAAgcatctttctttttcagacctCCATGCGGGAGGCAGGCGATGGTCTCCAGACTCAAATGAACTCTATGATGGGAGCTTTGCAGGAGCTGAAACTCCTTAAGGTGCAGACTGCTCTGGAACAACTTCAGATCTCCTGCAAAAACAGTCAGCTTTATCAACACTCTCCTCATAGACCCACGACCTCAGATACAGCACTCACACATCATCTGAATCATATCTCAAGAGGAAGCAGACAAAATTATACACAGATTTCAGAAGAGccaaaaaaacatatttttacaaGAGAATCAAGACTGTCTGACCTAGAAATGGAACCCTGTACATACCTCACCAGCTCCCCATTTGAGAAACATAGTCTGGTTTCACACCATGCACCTAGAAGACAGGAACCTAGAGGAACCCACCACAGAGGAAGTCTGTGCAACTCTGCTTCCTTCTCCAGCTCTGAGGATGGCAGCTTCTCCTCCTGTGGTTCTCGAGATAGTGTCCCTTTATGCAATACTGCAAGCCATTCAACCTCAAGATCTCCTTTTGAAGAGTGTCAACCTTCATTCCATTCAGCCACAATGGCTGAGCTCCAAGGACTAATGGACACACTTTCACGGGAAGGACCCTCTATTGACAGTGATTTTTCTCAATTCGACACAGACGACTCCAATGACTGGACGTCCTCTCTGATGAATCAAAGCCGAAACAGGCAGCCATTAGTGCTAGGAGACAATGTCTTTGCTGATTTAGTGGGTAACTGGCTTGACCTGCCTGAACTGGAGAGCCGAATATCTGGTGAGGCAGAGAGCACAGGAGGGATTGCTGAAGCATCTCATCATCCACTACGACTAAGCTGCTCTCAGGAGTTCTGCAGAAGACTCTCTCTAACCACCAGCATCTTCAAAAAGGTCTTGCGCAGCATTCGACCTGACCGGGAGAAACTTCTCAAAGAGAGATCAGGATGGTTACACttagaggatgaggaggaaacCCTCTGTAAAAGGggtaagaagaagaataaagggTCCAAACCTAAAGACAGTGTCTACAGACCCTTCTGGACAAAAGCTGGTGGACTGAGAGGGAAAAGCAAACCAATACCAGACAATGCAGAAATCAAAATTTCAAAAGGGCCAATATTTGATTATAGCTCTGCAGTCTGGGTTTAAGAGCTATTCATATAACACTGATCATCACAGGTGCAAAAACAGATGACTTG from Ictalurus furcatus strain D&B chromosome 5, Billie_1.0, whole genome shotgun sequence includes these protein-coding regions:
- the inka2 gene encoding PAK4-inhibitor INKA2, which gives rise to MQRAPERKEMDTCLKRLKQELTSMREAGDGLQTQMNSMMGALQELKLLKVQTALEQLQISCKNSQLYQHSPHRPTTSDTALTHHLNHISRGSRQNYTQISEEPKKHIFTRESRLSDLEMEPCTYLTSSPFEKHSLVSHHAPRRQEPRGTHHRGSLCNSASFSSSEDGSFSSCGSRDSVPLCNTASHSTSRSPFEECQPSFHSATMAELQGLMDTLSREGPSIDSDFSQFDTDDSNDWTSSLMNQSRNRQPLVLGDNVFADLVGNWLDLPELESRISGEAESTGGIAEASHHPLRLSCSQEFCRRLSLTTSIFKKVLRSIRPDREKLLKERSGWLHLEDEEETLCKRGKKKNKGSKPKDSVYRPFWTKAGGLRGKSKPIPDNAEIKISKGPIFDYSSAVWV